In one Corallococcus sp. EGB genomic region, the following are encoded:
- a CDS encoding DEAD/DEAH box helicase, translating into MSALAELLEAIREESGPATWSAGQALSRAGVVSVQSVDEEEVVLRVRVPGRPTPVTTTLYPEDEIWECDCRGKVDPCEHVIAAAIVLRQAEGRKAAAAAAPARPGPAATASRPGTTPKPERLVYRFKRVDGGLQLERLVVRPDNTARLLARSLTSLLQNPVEASRIQVEPCDLLADKLLAQPTRGALPQSKLDALLHVLEKSRTVLFDGTFVPVSSEPLLPRVTVEDRGEQTVLKVERDPRISELVSPGVAMCAGALCRLGEQSLTGARLENLPQERAFAPEQLADLTGKVLPDFARRMPVDVKSRRLPPIDRTLKPRISLELDKLDTGLSVLPTLVYGSPPTARIDNGKLVYLQGAAPVRDEPLETKLIHQLRDELNMAPGRRVTVHGKEAVQLADKLRKWRGGLTGNAAGVVSPDVKLRPMLTLDAAATEAGVPRVGFSLDFQVEGLGPGVTRTVDAGAVMKAWEEGLGLVPLEGGGWAPLPTGWLKAHGQRVADLLAARERDGRLANHALPQLTGLCEALEHPAPPVMERLAPLVQGFEKLPEPQLPKDLTATLRPYQLQGVSWLTFLRQAGLGGVLADDMGLGKTLQTICTLGRGTLVVAPTSVLPNWEAEVKRFRPSLKVSVYHGVGRTLDESADVTLTTYALLRLDAAILAARTWDTVVLDEAQAIKNPDSQVARAAYELDAGFRIALSGTPIENRLEELWSLMHFTNRGLLGGRKAFEERWARPVSENQKGAAEALRARIRPFVLRRLKRDVAPELPPRTEAVRHVTLTEQERAVYDAVHAATREEVVSQLEEGGSVLKALEALLRLRQAACHPALVPGQQARTSSKVQALVEALGTAVADGHKALVFSQWTSMLDLIEPALKEADIGFIRLDGGTANRGAVAASFQDEKGAPVMLISLKAGATGLNLTAADHVFLVDPWWNPSVEAQAADRAHRIGQQRPVMVYRMVSQGTVEEKILLLQEKKRALFEAALGGATGGAALTRADLMQLLD; encoded by the coding sequence ATGTCGGCGCTCGCGGAACTGCTCGAAGCCATCCGGGAGGAGTCGGGCCCGGCCACGTGGTCCGCCGGACAGGCCCTGTCTCGCGCGGGGGTCGTGTCGGTGCAATCCGTGGACGAGGAAGAGGTCGTCCTGCGGGTCCGCGTCCCCGGCCGTCCCACCCCGGTCACCACCACCCTCTACCCCGAGGATGAAATCTGGGAGTGCGACTGCCGCGGGAAGGTGGACCCCTGCGAGCACGTCATCGCCGCGGCCATCGTCCTGCGCCAGGCGGAGGGGCGGAAGGCCGCGGCGGCGGCAGCCCCGGCCCGTCCAGGCCCCGCCGCAACGGCCTCGCGCCCGGGCACCACGCCGAAGCCGGAGCGGCTGGTGTACCGCTTCAAGCGAGTGGACGGCGGACTTCAGTTGGAGCGGCTGGTGGTCCGGCCGGACAACACCGCGCGGCTGCTGGCCCGGAGCCTCACGTCCCTGCTCCAGAACCCCGTGGAGGCCTCACGCATCCAGGTGGAGCCATGCGACCTGCTCGCGGACAAGCTGCTCGCGCAGCCCACGCGGGGCGCGCTGCCGCAGAGCAAGCTGGACGCGCTGCTGCACGTGCTGGAGAAGTCGCGCACGGTCCTCTTCGACGGGACGTTCGTCCCCGTCTCCAGCGAGCCGCTCCTCCCGCGCGTCACCGTCGAGGACCGGGGCGAGCAGACGGTCCTCAAGGTGGAGCGGGATCCGCGCATCAGTGAACTGGTGAGTCCCGGCGTCGCAATGTGTGCGGGCGCGCTCTGCCGGCTGGGAGAACAATCCCTCACGGGCGCGCGGCTGGAGAACCTGCCCCAGGAGCGCGCCTTCGCCCCGGAGCAACTGGCGGACCTGACGGGCAAGGTGCTGCCGGACTTCGCGCGGCGCATGCCGGTGGACGTGAAGAGCCGGCGGCTGCCCCCCATCGACCGGACGCTCAAGCCGCGCATCTCGCTGGAGCTCGACAAGCTCGACACGGGGCTCTCGGTGCTGCCCACGCTGGTGTACGGCTCTCCGCCCACCGCGCGCATCGACAACGGGAAGCTGGTGTACCTCCAGGGCGCCGCGCCGGTGCGCGACGAGCCCCTGGAGACGAAGCTCATCCACCAACTGCGGGACGAGCTGAACATGGCGCCGGGCCGGCGCGTGACGGTCCACGGCAAGGAGGCCGTGCAGCTCGCGGACAAGCTGCGCAAGTGGCGCGGCGGCCTCACGGGCAACGCGGCGGGCGTGGTCAGCCCCGACGTGAAGCTGCGGCCCATGCTCACGCTGGACGCCGCTGCCACCGAAGCGGGCGTGCCGCGAGTGGGCTTCTCACTCGACTTCCAGGTGGAGGGCCTGGGCCCCGGCGTGACGCGCACCGTGGACGCGGGCGCGGTGATGAAGGCCTGGGAGGAGGGCCTGGGGCTGGTGCCGCTGGAGGGCGGAGGCTGGGCGCCCCTGCCCACGGGCTGGCTGAAGGCCCACGGCCAGCGGGTGGCGGACCTGCTGGCCGCGCGCGAGCGGGACGGACGGCTCGCGAACCACGCCCTCCCCCAGCTCACCGGCCTGTGCGAGGCCCTGGAGCACCCCGCCCCGCCCGTGATGGAGCGGCTCGCGCCCCTGGTGCAGGGCTTCGAGAAGCTGCCCGAGCCCCAGCTCCCCAAGGACCTCACCGCGACGCTGCGCCCGTATCAGCTGCAAGGCGTGAGCTGGCTCACCTTCCTGCGTCAGGCGGGGCTGGGAGGCGTGCTGGCGGATGACATGGGTCTGGGCAAGACGCTGCAGACCATCTGCACGCTGGGCCGGGGAACGCTGGTCGTGGCGCCCACGAGCGTGCTGCCCAACTGGGAGGCGGAGGTGAAGCGCTTCCGCCCGTCGCTGAAGGTGTCCGTCTACCACGGCGTGGGGCGCACGCTGGACGAGTCCGCGGACGTGACGCTCACCACGTACGCGCTCCTGCGCCTGGACGCGGCCATCCTCGCGGCGAGGACATGGGACACGGTGGTGCTGGACGAAGCGCAGGCCATCAAGAACCCGGACAGCCAGGTGGCGCGAGCGGCGTACGAACTGGATGCGGGCTTCCGCATCGCGCTCAGCGGCACGCCCATCGAGAACCGGCTCGAGGAGCTGTGGAGCCTGATGCACTTCACCAACCGGGGCCTGTTGGGTGGGCGCAAGGCCTTCGAGGAGCGCTGGGCCCGGCCGGTGTCGGAGAACCAGAAGGGCGCGGCGGAGGCCCTGCGCGCGCGCATCCGGCCCTTCGTGCTGCGCAGGCTCAAGCGCGACGTGGCGCCGGAGCTGCCGCCGCGCACGGAGGCCGTGCGGCACGTCACGCTCACCGAGCAGGAGCGCGCCGTCTACGACGCGGTCCACGCCGCGACGCGCGAGGAGGTGGTGTCGCAGCTGGAGGAAGGCGGCAGTGTGCTGAAGGCGCTGGAGGCGCTGCTGCGGCTCAGGCAGGCGGCCTGTCATCCGGCGCTGGTGCCGGGGCAGCAGGCGAGGACGTCCTCGAAGGTGCAGGCGTTGGTCGAGGCGCTCGGCACGGCGGTGGCGGACGGGCACAAGGCGCTGGTCTTCTCGCAGTGGACGTCGATGCTGGACCTCATCGAGCCTGCGTTGAAGGAAGCGGACATCGGGTTCATCCGCCTGGACGGAGGCACGGCGAACCGGGGCGCGGTGGCGGCGTCCTTCCAGGACGAGAAGGGAGCCCCCGTGATGCTCATCTCGTTGAAGGCGGGAGCGACGGGGCTCAACCTCACGGCGGCGGACCACGTCTTCCTGGTGGATCCGTGGTGGAACCCGTCGGTGGAGGCGCAGGCGGCGGACCGGGCGCACCGCATCGGGCAGCAGCGGCCGGTGATGGTCTACCGGATGGTGTCGCAGGGCACGGTGGAGGAGAAGATCCTCCTGCTCCAGGAGAAGAAGCGAGCCCTCTTCGAGGCCGCGCTCGGAGGCGCCACGGGAGGCGCCGCGCTCACGCGAGCGGACCTCATGCAGCTGCTGGATTGA
- a CDS encoding NADP-dependent oxidoreductase, with translation MPASIPDKMRAAALDRFGGPEVLGIQTISVPACGDDEVLVRVAAAGIGVWDWMEREGQMAEMLPGGPKFPYVPGADGAGEIAAVGKNVVDLKVGDKIYGSAFMSSKGGFYAEYVAVKANQAARIPKGLKVEQAAALAADGVTAIQGLDNHLQLQSGQRLLIFGANGGIGHLAVQFAKRMGAKVLAVASGEDGVELARRIGADAVVDGKKGDFEKVCREFAPDGFDAALVLAGGDATDKVLQHVRKGGRIAYPNGVEPVPKAPAGVQAIAYDGLPRPESLKRINELIEAGPFHLEIGRIYALEEAAKAQQEVLKHHLGKYAMRIQ, from the coding sequence ATGCCAGCATCCATTCCCGACAAGATGAGGGCCGCGGCGCTCGACCGCTTCGGAGGTCCAGAGGTCCTGGGCATCCAGACGATTTCTGTTCCCGCCTGCGGTGACGACGAAGTGCTCGTGCGAGTCGCGGCGGCGGGGATCGGCGTCTGGGATTGGATGGAGCGCGAGGGCCAGATGGCCGAGATGCTCCCAGGCGGCCCGAAGTTCCCCTATGTGCCCGGAGCGGATGGAGCGGGAGAGATTGCCGCGGTGGGCAAGAACGTGGTGGACCTGAAGGTGGGCGACAAGATCTACGGCTCCGCCTTCATGAGCTCCAAGGGAGGCTTCTACGCGGAGTACGTCGCGGTGAAGGCGAACCAGGCCGCGAGGATTCCCAAGGGCTTGAAGGTGGAGCAGGCAGCGGCGCTCGCCGCGGATGGCGTGACGGCGATCCAGGGGTTGGACAACCACCTCCAGCTCCAATCCGGGCAACGCCTGCTCATCTTCGGCGCGAACGGCGGCATCGGGCACCTGGCGGTGCAGTTCGCGAAGCGGATGGGAGCGAAGGTGCTGGCGGTGGCGTCCGGCGAGGACGGCGTGGAGCTGGCCCGGAGGATCGGGGCGGACGCGGTGGTGGACGGAAAGAAGGGGGACTTCGAGAAGGTCTGCCGTGAGTTCGCGCCGGATGGCTTCGACGCCGCGCTGGTGTTGGCAGGAGGCGACGCCACGGACAAGGTGCTCCAGCACGTACGCAAGGGAGGCCGCATCGCTTATCCGAACGGGGTGGAGCCGGTGCCCAAGGCCCCCGCGGGCGTCCAGGCGATTGCCTACGACGGTCTCCCCCGTCCCGAAAGCCTGAAGCGCATCAATGAGCTGATTGAAGCCGGGCCCTTCCACCTGGAGATCGGCCGCATCTACGCGCTGGAGGAAGCCGCGAAGGCCCAGCAGGAGGTGCTCAAGCACCACCTGGGCAAGTACGCGATGCGCATCCAGTAA